One genomic segment of Terriglobia bacterium includes these proteins:
- the glmU gene encoding bifunctional UDP-N-acetylglucosamine diphosphorylase/glucosamine-1-phosphate N-acetyltransferase GlmU, producing MSNSLIAVVMAAGRSTRFKSQRSKLATPVHGKSMIERVVEATEGLSPQTLYVVVGHCAEEVQSVLRNHSLKFVTQQPQLGTGHCVLVATQQISESSGTVLILNGDIPLIGQNLLKKLLEAHRSERADATVVSTRLEDPSGYGRILKNRSGKIARIIEDRDATPAQRRIQEINVGMYLISLDLLKKFISKLSNQNAQQEYYLTDLVELLISAKKKVNVFETPDPLEVLGVNDRIELAAVDRVLRLRTLERLMRDGVTIMDPLTTTVEEGVSIGQDTILFPGVRIEGSTTIGQRCLIRSHCRITNSTLGDDVTVHDLSVINESHVAERATIGPFAHLRLDAVVESNARVGNFVELKKTKLGQNSKASHLTYLGDTTVGQNANIGAGTITCNYDGVNKNSTVIGDECFIGSGVELVAPVVVHKGAYVAAGSVITHDVPPDALAIARGRQENKRDWKQKRADKRSKSTKA from the coding sequence ATGTCAAACTCATTGATCGCCGTCGTGATGGCTGCGGGCAGGAGTACGCGCTTCAAATCGCAGCGCTCCAAGTTGGCCACTCCCGTTCATGGAAAAAGTATGATTGAGCGTGTGGTTGAGGCAACTGAAGGGCTTTCCCCCCAGACCCTCTATGTCGTAGTGGGCCATTGCGCTGAGGAGGTTCAATCAGTTCTCCGTAATCACTCCCTCAAATTTGTCACGCAGCAGCCCCAGCTCGGAACCGGTCATTGCGTTCTTGTGGCAACGCAGCAGATCTCGGAATCGTCGGGGACGGTCCTCATTCTCAACGGGGATATCCCGCTCATTGGCCAGAATTTGCTGAAGAAACTCCTGGAAGCGCACCGCTCCGAGCGGGCTGATGCGACGGTGGTCTCGACCCGATTGGAGGATCCCTCCGGCTACGGCAGGATCCTCAAAAATCGCTCCGGGAAGATCGCCCGGATCATCGAGGACCGCGACGCGACACCGGCCCAGCGTCGAATCCAGGAAATCAATGTCGGGATGTATCTCATATCCCTGGACCTTCTTAAGAAGTTTATTTCCAAGCTCAGTAATCAAAACGCCCAGCAGGAATATTACCTGACTGATCTTGTCGAGTTGTTGATCTCCGCCAAGAAGAAGGTGAACGTGTTTGAAACCCCGGACCCCCTGGAGGTTCTGGGAGTGAATGATCGTATCGAACTCGCTGCGGTGGACCGGGTCCTTCGATTGCGGACCCTCGAACGTCTCATGCGGGACGGCGTAACCATCATGGACCCCTTGACAACAACGGTCGAGGAGGGCGTCTCGATCGGGCAGGACACAATTCTCTTTCCGGGCGTTCGTATCGAAGGGTCTACCACGATCGGCCAGCGCTGTCTCATTCGCTCTCATTGCCGCATTACCAATTCGACCCTCGGAGACGATGTCACAGTCCATGACCTGAGCGTCATCAACGAAAGCCACGTTGCCGAGAGGGCTACCATCGGCCCGTTCGCTCATTTGCGGTTGGACGCGGTGGTCGAATCAAATGCCCGTGTCGGAAATTTTGTCGAGCTGAAGAAGACCAAGCTAGGCCAGAACTCCAAGGCCTCCCACCTGACCTACCTCGGTGACACGACGGTAGGGCAAAATGCGAACATTGGAGCGGGCACCATCACCTGCAACTATGATGGGGTCAATAAAAACTCGACCGTGATCGGCGATGAATGTTTCATCGGCAGCGGCGTGGAACTGGTCGCTCCGGTCGTCGTCCACAAGGGGGCATATGTCGCCGCAGGGTCGGTGATCACTCACGATGTTCCCCCCGATGCCTTGGCGATTGCACGGGGCCGGCAAGAGAACAAGCGGGATTGGAAGCAAAAGCGCGCCGACAAGAGATCGAAATCCACTAAAGCTTAG
- the amrS gene encoding AmmeMemoRadiSam system radical SAM enzyme: MATLQAIVNENVREGELYEKFEGGWLRCYACGHSCRIPEGQPGVCKVRFNEGGSLFVPWGYVGGVQCDPIEKKPFFHAYPGALAYSFGMLGCDLHCAYCQNWVTSQVLRDPSAVASPLKVTPQALVREALRQGAKVIVSTYNEPLITSEWGVAVFREAKGAGLMTGYVSNGNGTPEVLEYLRPWVDLYKVDLKSFDDKHYRQLGGRLQPILDTIRRLFQLGFWLEVLTLLIPGFNDSEEELKRLTGFLCSVSRDIPWHVTAFHKDYKMTDPEDTSADALIRASEIGRAAGLRYIYAGNLPGQVGGLENTCCSNCQMLLIERFGYLITRYSLTANGSCPSCGTMIPGRWDSDFRGQITARPFVPRIHQRVRS; the protein is encoded by the coding sequence ATGGCCACGTTACAAGCCATCGTCAATGAAAACGTTCGCGAGGGCGAACTCTATGAGAAGTTCGAGGGAGGATGGCTGCGTTGTTATGCCTGTGGGCATAGCTGTCGGATTCCCGAAGGGCAGCCGGGGGTGTGCAAGGTCCGGTTCAACGAGGGAGGGTCGCTCTTCGTCCCCTGGGGATATGTCGGCGGGGTCCAATGCGACCCGATTGAAAAGAAGCCGTTCTTCCATGCCTATCCCGGGGCGCTGGCGTACAGCTTTGGCATGCTGGGTTGTGATTTGCACTGCGCCTACTGCCAGAACTGGGTGACCTCCCAGGTCTTGCGCGATCCGTCGGCAGTCGCCTCGCCGTTGAAGGTCACACCCCAGGCCCTGGTGCGCGAGGCTCTTCGTCAAGGCGCCAAAGTAATCGTCAGTACGTACAACGAGCCGCTCATTACGAGTGAGTGGGGAGTGGCGGTGTTCCGGGAGGCGAAGGGCGCTGGGCTAATGACCGGTTATGTCTCCAATGGGAACGGCACCCCGGAGGTGCTCGAATACCTTCGGCCCTGGGTTGATCTTTACAAGGTCGATCTCAAGAGCTTTGATGACAAGCACTACCGCCAACTCGGAGGACGTCTTCAGCCGATACTCGATACCATCCGGCGGTTGTTTCAGTTGGGATTTTGGCTGGAGGTCCTTACGCTTCTGATCCCGGGATTCAATGATTCTGAAGAGGAACTGAAAAGGCTGACCGGGTTCCTCTGCAGCGTCTCACGGGATATTCCCTGGCATGTGACGGCCTTTCACAAAGACTACAAAATGACAGATCCCGAGGACACCAGCGCCGACGCTTTAATCCGCGCCTCGGAGATCGGCCGGGCTGCAGGGTTGCGTTATATTTACGCAGGCAATTTGCCGGGGCAGGTCGGTGGCCTCGAGAACACCTGCTGCTCCAATTGCCAGATGCTCCTCATCGAGAGATTCGGGTACTTGATCACCCGTTATTCCCTGACGGCAAACGGTTCCTGCCCGTCTTGCGGAACTATGATTCCGGGAAGATGGGACTCTGACTTTCGCGGTCAGATCACTGCACGTCCGTTTGTTCCCCGGATACACCAGCGAGTTCGGTCATAA
- a CDS encoding cupin domain-containing protein gives MDYFQDYRSHIGFSQEKPSKTTLFRTPRMLLGINCLEPGQSHHAHQHAEQDKFYFVVEGEGEFTVGKETQKGRMGMTVWAPAGVSHAVTNAGPYRLVLLMGMSPAPPNA, from the coding sequence ATGGATTATTTTCAGGACTACCGGTCTCACATCGGCTTTTCCCAGGAAAAACCCTCCAAGACGACTCTCTTTCGAACTCCAAGGATGCTTCTGGGGATAAATTGTTTGGAGCCAGGACAGTCGCATCACGCCCACCAGCACGCGGAGCAGGATAAATTTTACTTTGTCGTCGAAGGCGAAGGTGAATTTACCGTGGGAAAGGAGACCCAGAAAGGGAGAATGGGAATGACCGTGTGGGCGCCGGCGGGCGTCAGTCATGCGGTGACCAACGCTGGGCCTTATCGGCTGGTTCTATTGATGGGCATGTCGCCTGCGCCGCCCAATGCTTAA
- the cysK gene encoding cysteine synthase A, giving the protein MSAVLVPCPTLLTRIGNTPLFELSPSGPAAGATIFAKAEFMNPGGSVKDRIAQYIIERAEDRGDLKPGSTILEVTSGNTGIALSMVGAQKGYRVVIIMPRTASVERRKMIEAFGAELELIDDVKDIERAVADTEDRAGKDPTIFLPRQFSNPDNPAAHTATTGREILNELGSDVDAFVMGVGTGGTLMGVGEALRRANRRVQIVAVEPAESAVISGQSPGDHGIQGIADGFIPPILKVEKVDQVVKVPTQEAIRMAKRLAREQALFVGISAGANVVAAQEVARALGPGKNVVTILPDRGERYLSVW; this is encoded by the coding sequence ATGTCTGCTGTTCTAGTGCCTTGTCCCACCCTGTTGACACGCATTGGAAACACCCCCTTGTTCGAGCTGTCACCGTCTGGCCCCGCAGCGGGCGCCACCATCTTTGCCAAAGCCGAATTCATGAATCCGGGAGGCAGCGTCAAAGACCGGATCGCCCAGTACATCATCGAGCGCGCCGAGGATCGTGGCGACCTGAAACCTGGCTCGACCATCCTGGAAGTCACCAGCGGAAATACGGGGATAGCCCTTTCAATGGTGGGGGCACAAAAAGGCTACCGGGTTGTCATCATCATGCCAAGGACCGCTAGCGTCGAGCGGCGAAAGATGATTGAGGCTTTTGGAGCTGAACTCGAGCTGATCGATGACGTCAAGGACATCGAGCGGGCAGTCGCTGATACTGAGGATCGGGCCGGAAAGGACCCCACCATCTTCCTGCCCCGGCAGTTTTCGAATCCCGACAATCCGGCGGCTCACACCGCCACCACCGGTCGTGAGATCCTCAACGAGTTGGGATCGGATGTTGATGCCTTTGTGATGGGCGTGGGGACAGGCGGGACTCTTATGGGGGTGGGTGAGGCGCTCCGCCGGGCAAATCGCCGTGTTCAAATCGTTGCCGTGGAACCAGCGGAATCAGCAGTTATTTCGGGACAGTCCCCGGGAGATCATGGAATTCAGGGCATCGCCGATGGGTTCATCCCTCCGATCCTGAAGGTCGAGAAGGTCGATCAAGTTGTGAAAGTCCCGACACAAGAAGCCATTCGAATGGCCAAGAGGTTGGCCCGGGAACAGGCACTGTTCGTCGGGATCAGCGCGGGAGCGAATGTGGTGGCGGCCCAAGAGGTCGCTCGTGCCTTGGGACCAGGTAAGAATGTGGTCACTATCCTTCCTGACCGGGGCGAAAGGTATCTTTCAGTGTGGTAG
- a CDS encoding tetratricopeptide repeat protein, with the protein MTPERDPQAVKLYEAALKSFGSHEFARARDTFQKVIDQFPKEPDIVERARVHLNICQQRLAKGTGSAKTAEDLYNLAIIHLNRREFGEAMASLEKALALDPKGDHILYGMAALESLQGHLEPALKHLQRAIQLNPLNRMAALSDPDFEPIAPTTEFQALVRGTPAGT; encoded by the coding sequence GTGACCCCGGAACGGGATCCGCAAGCGGTAAAACTTTATGAGGCAGCATTGAAGAGTTTCGGTTCGCACGAATTTGCGAGAGCTCGCGATACCTTTCAAAAAGTGATTGACCAATTTCCGAAAGAGCCTGACATCGTTGAGCGCGCAAGAGTCCACCTGAATATCTGCCAGCAACGGCTTGCCAAGGGTACAGGCAGCGCCAAGACGGCTGAAGACCTCTATAACCTCGCTATCATTCACCTGAATCGGCGAGAATTCGGGGAGGCAATGGCCAGTCTGGAAAAGGCGCTCGCGCTCGATCCGAAAGGCGACCACATTCTATATGGAATGGCCGCCTTGGAATCTCTGCAAGGTCATCTGGAGCCAGCCTTGAAGCACCTCCAAAGGGCCATCCAGTTGAACCCCTTGAACCGCATGGCTGCCTTGAGTGACCCGGATTTTGAACCCATTGCACCAACCACGGAATTTCAAGCCCTCGTTCGTGGGACACCTGCCGGCACTTAA
- the glmS gene encoding glutamine--fructose-6-phosphate transaminase (isomerizing), translated as MCGIVGYLGKKRVVPVILDGLKRLEYRGYDSAGIAVVNEGHLEIRRTSGKLRNLEEAIRLKPLDGTYGIGHTRWATHGRPTEENAHPHRDCKGEIVVVHNGIIENYLSIKNALIAEGHHFVTETDTEVIAHLVEKHSNGNLETAVLKTVQQIKGLFALAILSTKDPNKIVAARSGPPAIIGLGNDEFFVASDVPAVLPHTRDIIFLADGDIAVVTENGVSFMDFSGAPVTHPIQHITWDPIMAEKGGFKHFMLKEIYEQPRAVRDTMVGRLSLETGKIFLDQMMIDEDEFRRFTNMRLVACGTSWHAALAGKFMLERLARIPVEVDYGSEFRYRNPIITPSTLTMVITQSGETADTIAAQREARQRGSKSLAICNVVGSMVARDSDGTIYTHAGPEIGVASTKAFTAQLTALYLFAICLAQIRGQIDEKASKQLVQQLTEIPSKIEKILQQDDTIEELSRHFFRCTDFLFLGRGIHYPIALEGALKLKEISYIHAEGYPAGEMKHGPNALIDENLPVVILASTDANDPESVILREKTMSNVKEVKARDGIVIALGSEGDHELAEASDHFLETPQTNAMLSSILEVVPLQLLAYHIAIRRGCDVDQPRNLAKSVTVE; from the coding sequence ATGTGTGGCATCGTGGGCTACCTGGGAAAAAAGCGGGTCGTTCCTGTGATCCTCGACGGGTTGAAGCGGCTGGAGTATCGCGGCTATGACTCTGCAGGAATCGCTGTGGTCAACGAAGGACATCTGGAGATCAGGCGGACCAGTGGAAAGCTGCGCAATTTGGAGGAAGCGATCCGCCTCAAACCGCTCGATGGAACTTATGGAATCGGGCATACCCGCTGGGCCACCCACGGGCGTCCCACCGAAGAAAACGCCCATCCCCATCGAGACTGTAAAGGGGAGATTGTCGTGGTCCACAACGGCATTATTGAGAACTACCTTTCGATAAAGAACGCATTGATCGCCGAGGGCCATCATTTTGTCACTGAAACCGACACTGAAGTCATCGCCCACCTCGTCGAGAAGCATTCCAACGGAAACCTGGAAACGGCCGTCCTGAAAACGGTCCAACAGATCAAAGGTCTCTTCGCCCTCGCAATTCTCTCCACGAAAGATCCCAACAAGATCGTTGCAGCCCGCAGCGGACCTCCCGCCATCATTGGCCTGGGAAACGATGAATTTTTCGTCGCTTCCGATGTTCCCGCGGTCCTGCCTCATACACGCGACATTATCTTTCTCGCCGACGGAGACATCGCTGTCGTGACGGAGAACGGCGTATCTTTCATGGATTTCTCGGGGGCCCCCGTGACCCACCCCATTCAGCACATCACGTGGGACCCCATCATGGCTGAGAAGGGCGGGTTCAAGCACTTCATGCTCAAGGAGATCTACGAACAGCCGCGCGCCGTCCGGGACACCATGGTGGGGCGGCTCTCATTGGAAACGGGAAAGATCTTCCTGGACCAGATGATGATCGACGAGGATGAGTTCCGGCGCTTCACCAACATGCGGCTGGTGGCGTGTGGGACCTCATGGCATGCGGCCCTGGCAGGAAAATTCATGCTTGAGCGCCTGGCGCGTATCCCCGTCGAGGTGGACTATGGCTCGGAATTCCGATACCGCAACCCGATTATCACTCCCAGCACCCTGACCATGGTGATCACTCAATCCGGCGAAACCGCGGATACGATCGCGGCACAGCGGGAGGCACGGCAGCGGGGCTCCAAGAGCCTGGCCATCTGCAATGTCGTCGGCAGCATGGTGGCCCGCGATTCCGACGGGACCATTTACACACACGCCGGCCCGGAGATCGGCGTTGCCTCCACGAAGGCCTTTACCGCCCAGTTGACGGCTCTCTATCTGTTTGCCATCTGCCTGGCACAGATCCGCGGACAGATCGACGAAAAGGCGTCCAAACAATTGGTCCAGCAATTGACGGAAATTCCGAGCAAAATTGAGAAGATCCTCCAACAGGACGACACGATTGAGGAGTTGTCCCGGCATTTCTTCCGCTGCACCGATTTCCTCTTTCTCGGACGTGGCATCCATTACCCTATCGCCCTCGAAGGTGCGCTCAAACTCAAGGAAATCTCTTATATTCACGCCGAAGGATACCCCGCGGGAGAGATGAAGCACGGCCCCAACGCCCTGATCGATGAGAATCTGCCGGTGGTCATTCTCGCCTCCACGGATGCGAACGATCCCGAATCGGTCATCCTTCGCGAAAAGACAATGAGCAACGTCAAAGAAGTGAAGGCCCGGGACGGGATCGTCATCGCGCTGGGGAGTGAAGGGGACCATGAACTCGCCGAGGCCTCCGACCACTTCCTGGAGACCCCGCAGACCAACGCGATGTTGAGTTCGATTCTCGAAGTGGTGCCCTTGCAGTTGCTCGCCTATCACATTGCCATCCGCCGTGGCTGCGACGTAGACCAGCCGCGCAATCTCGCCAAGAGCGTCACGGTGGAATAA